The Coffea arabica cultivar ET-39 chromosome 1e, Coffea Arabica ET-39 HiFi, whole genome shotgun sequence genome has a window encoding:
- the LOC113716084 gene encoding VAN3-binding protein, with translation MDYMWAEQNSGAGGLQLPESPRQPMEFLSRSWSASAMKVCKAVAARQTPSLLPKGAGFAAANSTACNAAPAAENMNPIQEEAEDSAKLSGNTFSFASSATSQLVLERIMAQTEVSPLTSGRLSHSSGPLNVCLTDETDSPPISPSEEFEDVIKYLRVNNSLQPLFTGGTRNGYSGGGGGASTPGGKTVGRWLKERREKKKEESRTQNAQLHAAVSVAGVAAAVAAIAAATAAASSTTGKDEQVAKTDMAVASAATLVAAQCVEAAEAMGADREHLISAISSAVNVRSHGDISTLTAAAATALRGVATLKARVLKEVWNIATVIPVERGIGIGGSVRNNNNNDFANFGGYGEGFVPEENFLGVCNQELLARGRELLKRTRQGDLHWKIVSVYIHRTGQVMLKMKSKHVASTITKKKKNVVLDVCKDMPAWPGRHLFEDGEQRRYFGLKTEVRGIVEFECRNQKEYDIWTQGVSRLLSIVAETKKRFHK, from the exons ATGGATTACATGTGGGCAGAACAGAATTCAGGTGCAGGAGGACTTCAGCTGCCGGAAAGTCCAAGACAGCCGATGGAGTTCCTGTCGAGGTCATGGAGCGCCTCAGCCATGAAGGTGTGCAAGGCTGTAGCAGCTCGTCAAACCCCATCATTGCTTCCCAAAGGCGCTGGTTTTGCTGCTGCTAACTCCACCGCCTGCAATGCCGCCCCTGCTGCTGAAAACATGAACCCCATCCAGGAGGAGGCGGAGGATTCTGCTAAGCTTTCCGGCAACACTTTCTCCTTTGCTTCATCTGCGACTTCTCAACTGGTCCTTGAACGCATTATGGCTCAAACC GAAGTATCGCCTCTAACTTCAGGAAGGTTGTCGCACAGTAGCGGACCTCTGAACGTTTGCCTGACTGATGAAACTGACAGCCCTCCCATTTCACCTTCTGAGGAATTCGAAGACGTCATTAAG TATCTACGCGTAAACAACAGTCTGCAACCGTTGTTTACGGGCGGCACCCGGAATGGTTatagtggtggtggtggtggtgctaGCACACCTGGTGGCAAGACAGTTGGGAGGTGGTTGAAGGagaggagagagaagaagaaagaagaaagcagAACCCAGAATGCTCAGCTTCATGCCGCTGTATCAGTTGCTGGAGTGGCTGCAGCTGTAGCTGCCATTGCAGCCGCCACCGCAGCAGCATCTTCCACCACCGGAAAGGACGAACAGGTCGCCAAAACGGATATGGCTGTTGCTTCAGCGGCAACATTGGTAGCTGCTCAGTGCGTGGAAGCCGCAGAAGCTATGGGAGCTGACCGCGAACACTTGATCTCAGCAATTAGCTCTGCCGTTAATGTTCGCTCCCATGGAGATATCTCAACTCTTACTGCTGCTGCCGCCACAG CTCTGCGAGGGGTGGCTACATTGAaggcaagagttctaaaggaaGTATGGAATATTGCAACGGTGATTCCTGTGGAGAGAGGGATTGGTATAGGCGGTAGCGTCCGGAACAACAACAATAACGATTTTGCTAATTTCGGTGGCTACGGTGAAGGATTTGTTCCAGAAGAGAACTTTTTGGGCGTTTGTAACCAAGAATTGCTTGCTCGGGGAAGAGAGCTTCTCAAACGAACCCGGCAAG GGGATCTGCACTGGAAGATTGTCTCGGTTTACATTCATAGAACGGGGCAGGTGATGCTGAAAATGAAGAGCAAACACGTAGCCAGCACCATaaccaagaagaaaaaaa ACGTAGTGTTAGATGTTTGTAAAGACATGCCGGCGTGGCCAGGGAGACACCTGTTCGAGGATGGAGAACAAAGGAGGTACTTTGGCCTGAAGACGGAAGTGCGTGGAATCGTGGAGTTTGAATGCAGGAATCAGAAGGAGTACGACATTTGGACTCAAGGTGTTTCAAGGCTTCTATCTATTGTGGCTGAGACGAAAAAGAGATTTCACAAGTAG